One genomic window of Bradyrhizobium sp. B124 includes the following:
- a CDS encoding outer membrane beta-barrel protein produces MDRERAGKFLMRSRVLLWGATTIALVASGAAKAADLQPEVKLPPAVWNWSGGYIGGHVGGGHGRTSFSNPYGPSIYGGVVDTPVFLAGGQIGYNWQNNGWVFGVELDASGAVSDGTNTCLAASGFIVSANCKAGPNVFATGTGRVGYAFGALGRTLAYLKGGVAWQNNRGDVVNNYEGGWPQEKTHFDYGRLGGIIGLGVEQALTPAWSVKAEYDYLHFGGPSVATPPTVQDPPFAILPANTTSLSSNYHIAKVGLNYHFGADPWAVQWPDTPLYAKAPAGVPPIAYTAGWSFEGGSRLWLSRGRFQWDRSAVPYGWPQDPSKLVSKLTYDGLDGLSGELFGRLDSPWGVFLKSNVGIGRFDKGNHNNEDWGIPPYLNTKSGQANGRFTYYTADAGYDFLHAANYKVGGFIGWTYYEQSSDSRGCLEIVDPMNHSCLAPNDDTVGGSQNTQWNAPRVGLSSETMLTERWRLSADVAYLPWTDFKGRDNHLMRNQTTFDEQRGNGGRGVQVEGVLSYFITRNFSVGVGGRYWAMWTNRRSDSLCSSSGCVGEPTALAKYSMERWGTFIQASYKFN; encoded by the coding sequence GTGGACCGGGAACGTGCAGGCAAATTTTTGATGCGATCGAGAGTTCTTTTGTGGGGCGCCACAACAATTGCACTCGTCGCAAGCGGTGCAGCCAAGGCGGCGGATCTTCAGCCAGAAGTGAAACTGCCGCCGGCTGTGTGGAATTGGTCGGGAGGCTATATTGGCGGGCACGTCGGCGGTGGGCACGGCCGCACCTCCTTCAGCAATCCCTACGGTCCGTCAATCTATGGTGGTGTCGTCGATACCCCAGTGTTCCTCGCAGGTGGCCAGATTGGCTACAACTGGCAGAACAACGGCTGGGTGTTTGGTGTCGAACTCGATGCCAGCGGCGCCGTCTCCGACGGCACAAACACTTGCCTCGCCGCCTCCGGCTTTATCGTGAGCGCAAACTGCAAGGCGGGTCCCAACGTCTTTGCCACCGGGACCGGTCGCGTTGGTTACGCGTTTGGCGCGCTCGGCCGCACGCTGGCTTATCTCAAGGGAGGCGTGGCCTGGCAAAACAATCGGGGCGACGTCGTCAACAATTACGAAGGCGGCTGGCCACAGGAGAAAACCCATTTCGACTATGGTCGCCTCGGTGGCATCATCGGGCTGGGCGTCGAGCAAGCGCTTACGCCTGCATGGTCGGTCAAAGCTGAGTATGACTATCTGCATTTCGGCGGGCCGAGTGTCGCAACGCCTCCGACGGTGCAAGATCCGCCGTTCGCAATTCTTCCGGCGAACACAACCAGCCTCTCCAGCAACTATCACATCGCAAAGGTCGGGTTGAACTACCATTTTGGCGCCGACCCGTGGGCGGTGCAATGGCCTGATACACCGCTGTACGCGAAAGCACCCGCCGGCGTGCCGCCGATTGCTTACACGGCCGGTTGGTCGTTCGAAGGCGGCTCACGGCTCTGGCTCAGCCGGGGAAGGTTCCAATGGGACCGCAGCGCAGTGCCCTATGGCTGGCCTCAAGACCCCAGCAAGCTTGTATCGAAGCTCACTTATGACGGACTTGACGGACTTTCCGGGGAGCTATTTGGTCGTCTCGACAGCCCGTGGGGAGTGTTCCTGAAGAGCAACGTTGGGATCGGTCGCTTCGACAAAGGAAACCACAACAATGAAGATTGGGGCATCCCGCCCTATCTCAACACGAAGTCAGGCCAGGCAAACGGGAGGTTCACGTACTACACGGCCGATGCCGGTTACGATTTCCTGCACGCCGCCAACTACAAGGTCGGGGGATTTATCGGCTGGACCTACTACGAACAGAGCTCCGACTCGAGGGGGTGTTTAGAGATAGTTGACCCGATGAATCATTCATGCCTGGCGCCGAATGACGACACGGTCGGTGGCAGCCAGAATACTCAGTGGAATGCACCTCGTGTCGGCCTAAGCTCCGAAACCATGCTCACCGAGCGTTGGCGTTTGAGCGCTGACGTCGCTTACCTGCCCTGGACCGATTTCAAGGGGCGTGACAATCATCTCATGCGCAACCAGACGACCTTTGATGAACAACGGGGCAATGGAGGCCGAGGCGTCCAGGTTGAAGGCGTCTTGTCCTACTTCATCACCAGGAACTTCAGCGTCGGCGTCGGTGGCCGCTACTGGGCGATGTGGACCAATAGGCGGAGCGACTCTTTGTGCAGCAGCAGCGGCTGCGTCGGTGAACCGACCGCACTTGCGAAGTACAGCATGGAGCGCTGGGGAACATTCATTCAGGCCTCCTACAAGTTCAATTGA
- a CDS encoding helix-turn-helix transcriptional regulator gives MAITTTSELGETIRNRRTSLGLRQQDLALAANVGVRFIVDIENGKETSQVGLVLRLLGALGITLTAQMHPAPTARPTADDAEPFDPEQFHP, from the coding sequence ATGGCTATCACGACGACATCGGAGCTCGGCGAGACCATTCGGAACCGACGCACGTCGCTTGGGCTACGGCAACAGGACCTAGCGCTTGCGGCGAACGTCGGCGTGCGGTTCATCGTCGATATCGAAAATGGCAAGGAAACCAGTCAAGTAGGCCTCGTCCTTCGGCTGCTCGGTGCGCTCGGCATAACGCTGACTGCCCAAATGCATCCGGCGCCGACGGCACGGCCGACGGCCGACGATGCCGAGCCCTTCGACCCAGAGCAATTCCATCCGTGA